A region from the Benincasa hispida cultivar B227 chromosome 10, ASM972705v1, whole genome shotgun sequence genome encodes:
- the LOC120089006 gene encoding uncharacterized protein LOC120089006, translating to MGGSSNYHARSNSLPTRPHPLVTECDEHLCRLKALDSAPWTASGMAKKLAGLQDLQECVNKLLLLRRTRDAFAAQRREKWVDEVFDGSLRLLDLCSASKDGVIHTKECVRELQSLVRRRSSSWCCGNGVANQVDKYLASRKVVKRAIQKALASVKTYGAKPSSISIKDTETMALITLLFDVEVASVNVFEALLCYVLGKKGKAKGSGWALVSKLMRSKRALLTEEGLDGEANEFATVDAAVDAVASRLASDSAVVGSGGVESMGDQLGKLETCVQDLEGGLEGLFRRLIRNRVSLLNIINN from the exons ATGGGAGGCTCCTCCAATTACCATGCTCGTTCCAACAGCCTTCCGACGAGGCCTCACCCCCTTGTCACAGAGTGCGACGAGCACCTATGCCGGTTGAAGGCGCTGGACTCGGCTCCATGGACGGCGTCGGGGATGGCGAAGAAGCTGGCCGGGCTGCAGGACTTGCAGGAGTGTGTCAACAAGCTGCTGTTGCTACGGCGGACGAGGGACGCCTTTGCAGCACAGCGCCGGGAGAAATGGGTGGATGAGGTGTTTGATGGATCGTTGAGATTGTTGGACTTGTGTAGCGCTTCTAAGGATGGTGTTATTCATACCAAGGAGTGTGTGAGGGAGTTGCAATCTTTGGTTAGGAGAAGATCCTCTTCTTGGTGTTGTGGAAATGGTGTTGCTAATCAG GTGGACAAATATTTAGCTTCAAGAAAAGTAGTGAAAAGAGCGATCCAAAAGGCTTTAGCAAGCGTGAAGACTTATGGGGCAAAACCAAGTTCAATCTCTATTAAAGACACCGAAACTATGGCCTTAATAACTCTATTATTCGACGTAGAAGTTGCAAGTGTGAATGTTTTTGAAGCCCTTTTGTGCTATGTGTTGGGGAAGAAAGGAAAGGCCAAGGGTAGCGGTTGGGCGCTAGTTTCGAAACTGATGCGCTCAAAACGAGCGCTTTTAACCGAGGAGGGTCTAGACGGAGAGGCAAATGAGTTTGCAACCGTGGATGCAGCGGTCGATGCGGTGGCAAGCAGATTAGCTTCTGATAGCGCAGTTGTAGGCAGTGGCGGCGTAGAGAGCATGGGGGATCAGTTAGGGAAGTTGGAGACGTGTGTTCAAGATTTAGAAGGAGGATTAGAGGGTTTGTTTAGGAGATTGATAAGAAATAGGGTTTCACTTTTGAATATTATCAATAACTAA
- the LOC120089497 gene encoding NAC domain-containing protein 6-like — translation MADTAHHFGQLPGFRFHPTEEELLEFYLKQIVFGKRRHCFDVIGFLNIYQHDPWDLPDLAKNGEREWYFFVPRDKKHGGFGSGRPNRTTGIGYWKATGSDRRILSLSDPMRLIGLRKTLVFYKGRAPRGTKTDWVMNEYRLPDHSSLPKDIVLCKIYRKATSLKVLEQRAVEEETKNLQMNNNATILTNALMGEEEQGDEQDSFCTQNIPRLNTSEVIMKKETSCGDDEEEEVDSQVADGGSSSSTTTSSLQIPTGFDMLTDLQVPKVNMDWTQDQFWNQFNSPWLLNFTFHSNILNF, via the exons ATGGCGGACACTGCTCATCATTTTGGCCAACTCCCTGGCTTTCGATTCCATCCCACCGAAGAAGAGCTTCTTGAATTCTATCTTAAGCAAATTGTTTTTGGCAAACGTCGACACTGCTTCGATGTTATTGGGTTTCTCAACATTTACCAACACGACCCTTGGGATTTACCTG atttgGCGAAGAATGGTGAGAGAGAGTGGTATTTTTTTGTACCAAGGGATAAAAAGCACGGCGGCTTTGGCAGCGGAAGGCCGAATCGGACCACCGGAATTGGGTACTGGAAAGCCACCGGTTCCGACAGGAGAATCTTGAGCTTGTCGGATCCTATGAGATTGATTGGTTTAAGGAAAACTCTTGTTTTCTACAAAGGAAGAGCTCCTAGAGGAACCAAGACTGATTGGGTCATGAACGAATATCGTCTTCCTGATCATTCTTCTCTCCCAAAG GACATAGTGTTGTGCAAGATATACAGAAAAGCAACATCATTGAAGGTGTTGGAGCAAAGGGCAGTAGAGGAAGAGACAAAGAACTTACAAATGAATAATAATGCTACAATATTAACAAATGCTTTAATGGGTGAAGAAGAACAAGGTGATGAACAGGACTCATTTTGCACTCAAAATATTCCAAGGCTGAATACAAGTGAAGTGATAATGAAAAAAGAGACAAGTTGTGGGGatgatgaggaagaagaagtagaTTCGCAGGTGGCTGACGGAGGATCCTCCTCGTCGACAACGACGTCAAGTTTACAGATTCCGACAGGGTTCGACATGCTCACTGATTTGCAAGTTCCAAAGGTGAACATGGATTGGACTCAAGACCAGTTTTGGAACCAATTCAATAGTCCATGGCTTCTCAATTTCACCTTTCATAGCAATATACTTAATTTCTAA